The DNA sequence GTGAGACAACGCCGACCATCCCCAAGACACTCACAATTCGTGAGCGAATACCCGGTGCATCCTGTTCAGCAGCGAAACTTATGAGTAACGGGCTGTTCGTCGGCCCGTAGACGTTCATGTCCTTCCCCCGGTCGGACACCCACGTATCGACCGGCTCGATGAGGTCGGCGTCCTCGAGCTTGTTCAGATGGTAGTGCGTATTCTGGAGTGTCGTCTCTGTCAGCTCCTGTAACTCAGGCGGCGTCTTTGGTTCCTGCTGGATGGCTGTATAGATCTTCAGTGTCGTCTCGTCGCCAAGTGTCTTGAACAGGGAGACTGCTTGTTCGTCATTCATATCGACGACCCTGAGCGTCCCGTCTTCATCAGGAGGGCGTTCGTTTTGCGCGAGTTCGCGTATCGAAGTCATCGGTTTCATTCACCCCCGAGACACTCTCCCTACTTAGCACAATCGCAACCCCCTACCCGGACCCGCCAGCATTCCACCTCCCACTTTAAATCACGATGTGAACAATGCATCACTCCCTAACATACGCTCATCTACTTTTAGAAAATATCCTCGGTTTTCAATTCTTCACTAGATAATGCAAGTACAATTCCTTGACGAGTCGTAGATGGATATGGCGTCCAACGATGACCACCGTCGTACAGACACGTACTCTTCGACACGCCGAGGCGTCATCGCGAGCATCGGCGCTGCACTAACGCTTCCAACCGTTCCAGCTGTCGTCGAGGGCAGCGACACCACAGAAATCCCGTACGTCGTCACCGACGACGAGGTCCTTAAGCACAAGGAAGTCCCCCAGTCGTGGCTCGAACACGTCCGCAACGTCCTCCAAGCAAAGGCTGACTTCGAAAAACAACCATCCCCGGCGTCCGGCAGTCAGTCTGCTGGAATCGCCCGCTCCTCGGACACCTACGGCGGTAAACCCGGTCTCAAAATCCAGGTCGCAGCTAACGAACGAACGCAGTCAGTTACGCCGTCCGAGTTCCAGGGTGTCGAAGTTGAGACTGTCGACGAACAGGACTGGCAGAATGCCTGCCACTACGAAACTCGCGACGACGTCGTTGGTGGTCTCCCGATCGAAGCACGCTGGGAAGATGGGGGCGAATCCTACACTGGTTGGGGGACCGCTGGCTACCCAGTTAAAGACGGGGATGGGAACGAGCGTCTGCTCACGGCTGACCATCTCTGGGAGAACAAATCCTGTACGTCGAGCAAAGGCGAGAAAGCAACCCAGTACACGCAAGACTTCGGTGAGGTTGCTCAATCGGAGGTCGCGCCGGACTTCGCGCTTGTCGAGAAAACAAACGACTCTCTGAACCTCTCCTCGGAAATTCTCGAGGAGTCCGAGATACAAGATGTCTCGGGGTGGTTCCCGGAAGAAGCGGTCAGCGAACTCGTCGCAGAAGGGAAGCCCGTCCACAAGATGGGCGTTACGACCGGGAAGACTACCGGGACAATTGATGCGATGAACCAGACGGTCGGGAACGGTTGCACCAACCTCGAAGGTCGAGGTGTGGTTTTGAACGGTCTCGATGTCGGCGATGGCGATTCCGGTGGCCCGATGTACCGTATCGAGGATATCTACGGGGTGAAGTACGCGGTCCTGGTCGGGCACACGACGCACGCGACGAATATCAACGATTCCAAGTCGTGTGTCGGGGAAGAGCGCGACATCGGGCGGAAAGCAGCGGGCCACGCTTGGTTCCACAAGAACAACGAATACGATATAACGCTCTGAGGAGTGTCTGCTCTCGATTTGGGCGAGTTGGAGTGGTAATTGGTGTTGCTTCGAAGAATTGGCGCGTAACCATTAGTGGACTGAACTTCGACCGTTCCACTCCGTCTTCGACCTGGCATTACAAGGAACTGGTTCACGGGGAATCAGGTGTAGATACTGAAACATCGATGGGGTACACTGCTGTCGCAAAATTCACGCACTCGGTCGCTGGCCAACACATCGATACCGAGTACCCCAAGATCAACCTCGTCGGGCACGCTGACGGTACGTTTGAGGAGTCCAAAACCATCCTCGAATCTTGGTGAATCGGTCTGAAACCTGCTGTTAAGGTATCCTACGCTTCTGCTTGTTTTCCCGCGCTGGCTGTCTTTCACGAACTCGTGTTGAGAAAACCCAATCCAATTAAATATTCACGTAGCGAGATATCTCCTGATGCACGTCACTCCGCTCGTCCGTCGTGAGTTCGCTCTTCTTGCGCGCTCTAAATGGCTCTGGGTTCTCACTCTGCCTTTCTTCTGGGTCGGCAATAACTTCCTCACGACAAGCGCCGCTCCAGATCCACGACTTACTATTGGTGCTGCCTCTACTGCTGCAACAATACTTAGCTTCGCTTCGATTATCGTTTGCTTCCGTTCGATTATCGGTGAACGCGAATCCGGGAGTATCCGCATTACAGCCGGCACGCCACTCTCCAGAACCGAAATCCTCGTCGGAAAAGCACTTGGCCGTGGACTCGCCCTTGCACTC is a window from the Halobacterium hubeiense genome containing:
- a CDS encoding chymotrypsin family serine protease, which codes for MASNDDHRRTDTYSSTRRGVIASIGAALTLPTVPAVVEGSDTTEIPYVVTDDEVLKHKEVPQSWLEHVRNVLQAKADFEKQPSPASGSQSAGIARSSDTYGGKPGLKIQVAANERTQSVTPSEFQGVEVETVDEQDWQNACHYETRDDVVGGLPIEARWEDGGESYTGWGTAGYPVKDGDGNERLLTADHLWENKSCTSSKGEKATQYTQDFGEVAQSEVAPDFALVEKTNDSLNLSSEILEESEIQDVSGWFPEEAVSELVAEGKPVHKMGVTTGKTTGTIDAMNQTVGNGCTNLEGRGVVLNGLDVGDGDSGGPMYRIEDIYGVKYAVLVGHTTHATNINDSKSCVGEERDIGRKAAGHAWFHKNNEYDITL
- a CDS encoding ArsR/SmtB family transcription factor — protein: MTSIRELAQNERPPDEDGTLRVVDMNDEQAVSLFKTLGDETTLKIYTAIQQEPKTPPELQELTETTLQNTHYHLNKLEDADLIEPVDTWVSDRGKDMNVYGPTNSPLLISFAAEQDAPGIRSRIVSVLGMVGVVSLVSLFVEYAVDLLVEPASQWRQVGAGGYGEQESLTAIFLQYPGLCVFAFGLLGIFAYLIFVSSTGVKTFKS